One part of the Haliotis asinina isolate JCU_RB_2024 chromosome 2, JCU_Hal_asi_v2, whole genome shotgun sequence genome encodes these proteins:
- the LOC137274667 gene encoding sterile alpha motif domain-containing protein 9-like isoform X1, with protein sequence MAMEMTYEKYRSEKDLFWSDIPHEKATMVAKKKKIKRKYLLSLRPSCSVMETHHAFRRKKKVKSHHAQKRLSSPEASGVSCVMGHVGDVISRTSENDAFPLYVKSKNTYRICLTGNLSVTQLKGAIEYKDGIPEDLQMLTHHGKLIRPSTLKNLQPDDTIHVIVRSKGGTKGAKKKASRKNKGPGLSNSATEEEVQGWLLSCVKVPEHLIQDEVKYVNGHMLNEYKDPNEIKEELGLPIGLCRKILYLNENEDAEKLWGLSREQLESFTPDHICDFARDSFQADRNLDKITEAIKREHIDGFVIMLYVNHGMLANDLNIKKVFGRRLLLHVKKKLKDSITPTSATNEVSNTQLESHHVPSLDFNQSTILSAPDTANMPFTEQPNHAPNGSPSTFSPTVESITFLQKHLGLDVKENTSEDNPNECQLFAIHSSWEQSNELAQMFLFWILCKEGEFEDSSMKTKLWGLIVQNTSTWLQTLPIALQSNFKKGKDEYRYQFRGRKSVRLGKAGAKMIRYENIRLEQTHSYKYHILILTGSTTKERDRVYRIYDGNYHLKTSIKEITNKMFCIDDSLTCIKSLNFDSPPSKGGGHHDKDLDLTYYGEMKEKYGTSTDVSKTPAAANTKLQGGVSFQRPRPFNQDSLCTIYFKDYVMDVPECGSGMITPSLEFKYFRSSLDTGNNNSPIEKFLTETLRFACGCLNRRRNGTIYFGIADEKPVDGITRRHGQIVGFPIMEVDIDSKINYEDELNDAKSKCFDSPEANSAAKECIKSPVFVKVAPSLDQVPLFVMEVDIEPFSSFCEGIKFKLDLSKISGKKQKPLLFVRDGPETKKIDTDAEELHFVNKLKEWDTKRKYEEECSVSRNWPDKNCHKYLAEKLCRKLCKTSNRIDSSLWPILVSSKPSDALKSTLFSSLTFISGIPWCAVFDFDDASFSNGLCKHFFNSNQTTLTNGDIFRDVENNNSLRERLKLPENNVLIFCNGRSEFRLPHLTKHDWKKDYSPNVKGAINFFQQKSVIPTGRTIVVFLLFATDFHGFLDIFGEMIAFFGSEDIVLICERKDVFQEFKDMALVQQIVQKEDLDQTCVVGMTWEQTSTSVNNLIGVAKQTEICIPTSSGAHVTAEQKFLESIDSLQVLSYSQCEDKTFETLSDKQTFSRMKELKFYQGNRVEWWNFYFQGHVMERHCFQRLKTKVLDALNGEKADKISRVVPIFLNHEPGAGGSTLVRHILWEFRKEFRCAIITKLEEKTASDILSLWRYKEKDIRYARPLLLLIDSIVEQKLDLYEIHRLVTKESWKVDSKMRSPICVFLVCKRDETLHMPQRTLHQEVSENEYLLQKVEDSEKEWLTMKIEQLEDTSRDFGLTQFKGEYFISFMILHSNFKQEFLRDTIHSLMSRMEFEDRSFKLLAYVALIISFVSPPKGGAAIAVPVECCSEHMGFNSRMNTQSRNLSLWENHLEGPLKILLIIEANENGSGKQIRMAHQNLAKAVIECIQTRYFNNDLASIATDFLESDLLKTSSFARTYLNRLCVEMLIRRKKEEYDDGENTKFSPLIESIISESKMYSSGANVLVKGFELMQDGFIAHQLARLHLHHKEYVWAKEWAQKAVELDPKRSTFLHTFGCVYKHHFLSLKLWDEQKTPDDPSTTDALDMALGALGHFQNASTCDKYEKNLLAYFDILSTVNCIARFLHEIVNIGTADVVHRYLTEDNYFPESTACWENYHLKLKALYTTAMDAVAVLDEHIYYSQCSYASKYSHQQNEEHRNSRIIKKRLPDSFQDFVKFFCERENTNDPPPYIRSDVLKDGWHRRRVVALHGKRLVDVFKIVFPRTEQIHERVHYKGNTKKNRKGEKPVPSDSLWTIQTHLKSIKDKNADDCLTLIAVNLALAELKAAKQTSVSELYGYCLQIIRTERRGIAFSMAYLYIMMFMWPQGKLGVPYDHTLMKEAMRFLFDEFRATKQRKPRGENELFKRENNIYHSIALFYLAKGRGLSSFSYHLSPLFFKKKQEEMWESYQVREKLQLVNGYTRLKPNSGTISVIVDLKDFEIDEELELRNFKCRRPEMTERPISFYLGFSLSGPVVCYICPDETSLDQWQLASDYVDYSVFPKEKLRKLLRDIEKIKAKKDRHPKETDLLKDEAAINDALFRYESEEAIID encoded by the exons AGACTTTCCTCACCAGAAGCTTCTGGTGTCTCATGTGTCATGGGTCACGTTGGGGATGTGATTAGCAGGACATCTGAAAATGACGCATTTCCATTGTATGTGAAATCTAAAAACACATACAGAATATGTCTGACAGGAAATCTCAGCGTGACTCAGTTGAAAGGGGCTATCGAATACAAAGATGGTATTCCTGAAGATCTACAAATGCTAACTCATCATGGCAAACTGATACGGCCATCCACACTGAAGAACCTTCAGCCGGATGACACCATCCATGTCATTGTCAGGAGCAAGGGGGGCACGAAAGGAGCTAAAAAGAAAGCGTCACGTAAGAACAAAG GACCAGGCTTGTCCAATTCTGCAACAGAGGAAGAGGTCCAGGGATGGCTATTAAGCTGCGTGAAAGTACCGGAACACTTGATTCAAGATGAAGTGAAGTATGTAAATGGGCATATGCTCAATGAGTACAAAGATCCTAATGAAATTAAAGAAGAGCTTGGACTTCCCATTGGACTTTGTAGGAAGATTCTATAtctaaatgaaaatgaagatgctgaGAAACTATGGGGATTGAGCAGAGAACAACTAGAATCCTTCACACCAGATCATATATGTGATTTTGCAAGAGATTCTTTTCAGGCAGACAGGAACCTTGACAAGATTACTGAGGCTATTAAAAGGGAACATATTGATGGCTTTGTGATAATGTTATATGTGAATCATGGAATGCTTGCTAATGACTTGAATATCAAGAAGGTTTTCGGTAGAAGATTGTTACTGCATGTAAAGAAGAAGTTAAAGGATAGCATAACGCCTACTTCAGCAACAAATGAAGTAAGTAACACACAGCTGGAAAGTCACCATGTCCCATCCCTTGATTTTAATCAGAGCACGATTCTGTCAGCACCTGATACAGCAAATATGCCATTCACAGAACAACCTAATCATGCTCCTAATGGTTCTCCAAGTACCTTCTCACCAACTGTGGAAAGTATTACCTTCCTACAAAAACACTTAGGATTAGATGTTAAAGAAAACACCAGTGAAGATAATCCAAATGAATGTCAACTATTTGCAATTCACTCTTCCTGGGAACAAAGTAATGAACTTGCTCAGATGTTTCTATTTTGGATTTTATGCAAAGAGGGTGAATTTGAGGACTCGTCTATGAAAACGAAACTCTGGGGTTTGATTGTCCAGAATACATCAACCTGGTTACAGACCTTGCCTATTGCACTGCAATCCAATTTCAAAAAAGGTAAAGATGAATATCGGTATCAGTTCAGGGGACGAAAATCTGTCCGACTGGGCAAAGCTGGGGCAAAGATGATCAGATATGAAAACATAAGACTCGAGCAAACACATTCCTACAAATATCATATTCTTATTTTGACTGGAAGTACTACTAAAGAACGAGATCGTGTGtatagaatatatgatggaaacTACCATTTGAAAACTTCAATAAAGGAAatcacaaacaaaatgttttgcatTGATGACTCATTGACATGTATCAAAAGTTTGAATTTTGACTCTCCTCCCTCCAAAGGAGGTGGACACCATGATAAGGATCTTGATCTAACCTATTATGGCGAAATGAAGGAAAAGTATGGGACATCAACAGATGTTTCCAAAACACCTGCTGCAGCTAATACAAAACTCCAGGGTGGAGTGTCATTCCAGAGGCCAAGGCCATTTAATCAGGATAGTCTTTGCACGATATATTTCAAGGATTATGTTATGGATGTGCCAGAATGTGGTAGTGGAATGATAACACCTTCCTTAGAATTCAAATACTTTCGGTCAAGTCTTGACACTGGCAACAATAACAGTCCAATAGAAAAATTTCTCACAGAGACTTTGCGTTTTGCTTGTGGTTGCCTTAACAGACGTAGAAATGGAACCATATACTTTGGCATTGCTGATGAGAAACCTGTTGATGGAATTACACGCCGTCACGGTCAGATAGTGGGATTCCCCATCATGGAAGTTGACATTGACAGTAAAATCAATTATGAAGATGAACTGAATGATGCCAAATCAAAATGCTTTGACTCACCAGAAGCAAACAGCGCTGCAAAGGAATGTATCAAATCACCCGTTTTTGTGAAAGTTGCCCCTTCACTTGACCAGGTTCCGCTGTTTGTTATGGAGGTCGACATAGAACCTTTTTCAAGTTTTTGTGAAGGCATAAAATTCAAACTGGATTTATCGAAAATATCTGGGAAGAAACAGAAACCATTGCTGTTTGTTCGTGATGGACCTGAaacaaaaaagattgatactgatgcagaagaactgcattttgtaaacaaattaaAAGAATGGGACACTAAACGTAAATATGAAGAAGAGTGTTCGGTCAGTAGAAATTGGCCTGATAAAAATTGTCACAAATATTTGGCAGAAAAACTTTGTCGAAAGTTATGCAAAACTAGCAACAGAATTGATTCTTCACTTTGGCCAATTCTAGTTTCTAGCAAACCATCAGATGCATTAAAATCCACACTTTTCTCATCACTTACTTTCATCTCAGGCATTCCTTGGTGTGCAGTTTTTGATTTTGATGATGCATCGTTTAGTAATGGTTTGTGCAAGCATTTCTTCAACAGTAATCAAACAACTCTAACAAACGGAGACATCTTTAGAGATGTTGAGAATAACAACAGTTTGAGAGAGCGATTAAAACTCCCAGAAAACAATGTGTTGATATTTTGCAATGGGCGGTCTGAATTTCGATTGCCTCACCTCACAAAGCATGATTGGAAAAAAGATTACTCCCCCAATGTAAAAGGTGCAATCAACTTTTTCCAGCAAAAATCAGTTATTCCAACTGGAAGAACAATAGTGGTGTTTTTACTCTTTGCAACGGATTTTCATGGTTTTTTGGATATCTTTGGAGAGATGATAGCATTCTTTGGAAGTGAAGATATTGTACTAATTTGTGAAAGAAAGGACGTATTTCAAGAATTTAAAGACATGGCTTTAGTGCAACAGATTGTACAAAAAGAGGACCTTGATCAGACGTGTGTTGTTGGCATGACGTGGGAGCAGACCAGTACCTCTGTCAACAATCTAATAGGTGTTgcgaaacaaactgaaatatgtatacCAACTAGCAGTGGAGCACATGTAACAGCTGAACAAAAATTTCTTGAAAGCATTGACAGTTTACAAGTTTTGAGTTACTCACAATGCGAGgacaaaacatttgaaacactATCTGATAAACAAACATTTAGTAGAATGAAGGAATTGAAGTTTTATCAAGGTAACAGGGTTGAGTGGTGGAATTTCTATTTTCAAGGACATGTCATGGAACGACATTGCTTTCAAAGACTGAAAACTAAAGTTTTGGATGCCCTCAATGGAGAAAAAGCCGACAAAATATCAAGAGTTGTGCCTATCTTTCTTAATCATGAACCGGGTGCAGGCGGTTCAACTTTAGTAAGACATATCCTTTGGGAGTTTCGCAAGGAATTCAGATGTGCAATCATCACAAAACTGGAGGAAAAGACTGCATCAGACATACTTTCATTGTGGCGGTATAAAGAAAAGGACATCAGATATGCCAGACCTCTTTTGCTACTTATTGACTCAATAGTGGAACAAAAGTTAGATTTATATGAAATCCACCGCCTCGTGACAAAAGAATCTTGGAAAGTTGATAGCAAGATGAGATCCCCTATATGTGTTTTCCTCGTTTGCAAAAGAGATGAAACCCTACACATGCCACAGCGAACCCTACACCAGGAGGTATCTGAGAATGAGTACCTGCTTCAGAAGGTAGAAGACAGCGAAAAAGAATGGTTGACCATGAAGATAGAGCAACTAGAAGACACAAGCAGAGATTTCGGTCTCACACAGTTCAAAGGAGAATACTTTATTTCCTTCATGATTTTACATTCAAATTTTAAACAGGAATTTCTCAGGGATACAATTCACAGTTTGATGAGCCGAATGGAGTTTGAGGACAGATCATTCAAGCTGCTGGCGTATGTTGCCCTTATCATATCTTTTGTAAGTCCCCCAAAGGGAGGtgcagccatagcagttccTGTAGAGTGTTGTAGTGAACATATGGGATTTAACTCCAGGATGAACACCCAGTCCCGAAATCTTTCACTATGGGAAAACCATCTGGAAGGTcctttgaaaatattattgataattGAAGCAAACGAAAATGGAAGTGGTAAACAGATACGAATGGCTCATCAAAATCTGGCAAAAGCTGTGATAGAATGCATTCAAACTCGATATTTTAACAATGACCTAGCCAGTATTGCTACTGATTTCCTTGAGTCAGATCTACTCAAAACTTCTTCCTTTGCCCGAACATATTTAAATCGGCTCTGTGTTGAAATGCTTATACGACGAAAAAAGGAAGAATATGATGATGGAGAAAACACAAAGTTTAGTCCACTTATTGAAAGCATTATTAGTGAAAGTAAAATGTATTCAAGTGGTGCAAACGTCTTAGTTAAAGGATTTGAACTGATGCAAGATGGCTTCATTGCTCATCAACTGGCACGTTTACATCTTCACCACAAAGAATACGTTTGGGCAAAAGAGTGGGCACAAAAGGCAGTTGAACTGGATCCAAAGAGATCCACCTTCTTACACACGTTTGGATGTGTCTACAAGCATCACTTTCTGAGTCTGAAGTTGTGGGATGAACAAAAAACACCCGATGATCCCAGTACGACAGATGCATTAGATATGGCACTTGGTGCATTAGGTCATTTCCAAAATGCAAGTACATGTGACAAATATGAGAAAAACCTCTTGGCATATTTCGATATTCTTTCAACAGTCAACTGCATTGCTAGATTTCTCCATGAAATTGTTAACATTGGCACAGCTGATGTTGTTCACAGATATTTGACTGAAGACAATTACTTTCCAGAATCTACCGCATGCTGGGAGAACTACCATTTAAAACTGAAAGCCTTGTATACCACGGCCATGGATGCAGTCGCTGTGCTAGATGAACATATTTACTACAGTCAATGTTCTTACGCATCTAAATATAgccatcaacaaaatgaagaacacaGAAATTCGAGGATTATTAAGAAACGTCTTCCTGACTCCTTTCAGGATTTTGTAAAGTTCTTCTGTGAAAGAGAAAACACAAATGATCCACCACCCTATATCAGGTCGGATGTGCTCAAGGACGGATGGCATAGAAGGCGTGTTGTGGCTCTGCATGGAAAAAGGCTGGTAGACGTCTTCAAAATTGTCTTCCCTAGAACTGAACAGATACACGAGAGAGTGCACTACAAGGGAAACACTAAGAAAAATAGGAAAGGAGAAAAGCCTGTTCCCTCTGATAGCCTATGGACAATTCAAACCCATCTGAAGAGCATTAAAGATAAAAACGCGGATGACTGTTTAACTCTTATAGCTGTTAACCTTGCGCTTGCGGAACTAAAAGCTGCAAAGCAAACAAGTGTTTCCGAACTCTATGGGTATTGTCTTCAGATAATACGCACTGAAAGACGAGGAATCGCATTTAGCATGGCCTATCTTTACATTATGATGTTTATGTGGCCACAGGGGAAACTAGGTGTACCATATGATCATACGCTGATGAAGGAGGCTATGAGGTTCTTGTTTGATGAATTCAGAGCAACTAAACAGCGAAAACCAAGAGGTGAAAATGAGTTATTCAAAcgagaaaacaatatttatcaCAGTATTGCTCTTTTCTATTTAGCTAAAGGTAGAGGCCTGTCATCATTTTCTTACCACTTATCTCCCCTATTCTTTAAAAAGAAGCAAGAGGAAATGTGGGAAAGCTACCAAGTTAGAGAAAAGCTACAGTTAGTAAATGGCTACACAAGACTAAAACCAAACAGTGGTACGATAAGTGTTATCGTGGACTTGAAAGACTTTGAAATAGATGAAGAGCTAGAATTACGAAATTTCAAATGCAGGCGACCAGAAATGACCGAGAGACCTATTTCATTCTACCTGGGATTTTCATTATCTGGCCCTGTCGTGTGTTACATCTGTCCTGACGAGACATCTTTGGATCAATGGCAACTTGCTTCAGACTACGTCGATTATTCCGTTTTCCCAAAAGAAAAGCTTCGGAAGTTGCTGAGAGACATAGAGAAAATCAAGGCAAAAAAAGATCGGCACCCAAAGGAG ACAGACCTCTTGAAGGACGAAGCGGCAATCAATGACGCTCTATTCAGATATGAATCGGAAGAAGCCATCATTGACTAA